From Candidatus Bathyarchaeota archaeon:
AACGCTTCTCAAGAGAATGTTGCTTCTAATATATTCTGCTACGGTTGGGCTGAACGAGTAGTACCATGCGTTGAAGACGTTCATGAACTGGCTTCCCGCAAATGTTGTTTGAACCGAGCGGTCCCTGAATAGTCGTAGGAAATATACTTCGGGCGCTAGCTCAGACCCGTAGGTTGCTGTTGCGATTATGCATATTCTACCTGCTGTAGGTGATATTGTCAATGTTGCCGTCGCAGTATGTATTACTCCCCCGCTTCTACCTGTCACAGTTATTGTTCCGCTACCAGCTGGCGCTGTTGCATAAGTTGTTACAGTCAAGGTTGCTGTTGCAGATCCACCTGCAGGAGGGGTGACTGAGGGTGGGTTTATCGAACCTGTGGCTTGGGCAGCTGTAGGAATTTCGACCGTCAGGTCCACAGGTGAGCTGAAAGAGTTTATAGATATGACGGTCAAGGTGAATGTTGTTGAGGAGCCATTTCTAACCGTTGCCGAGCTTGGAGTCACCGTCAGTAGGAAGTCTGGTTTGGCGACAATGATCAATGTCACCGTCACCGATTGGCTCTGCGTTCCAGAAGTTCCAGTTATAGTCACAGGGTATGATCCTGTAGGGGCTGTCAAGCCTACACTCAATGTCAGAGTTGAGGATGCTGAGCCCGCTGCTGGTATTAGTATCGATGATGGTGAGAACGTGTAGTCCACCCCAGCCGGGAGGCCTGAGACAGTGAGAGTCATAGTTGCCGAATATTCGTCTGACGATGTTCCTGTGACGGTGAATGTCGTAGTAGAGTCTTGCGCCGCCGTCCTTGATGACGGCGTAACAGTCACTGTGAAATTGCCGACGTTTATCTTAATATATTCAGAACTTGTTAAGCTCCCACTCGTCCCTCTTATAGTCAAATAGTATGTTCCCTGGGCCAGTGTAGGTGCTGTGCTGATTGTGAGTATCGATGATCCGCGGCCACCCGGCGGAGGAAGGACTGAGGCTGGATTGAAAGTTGCAGTCATCCCGGCAGGTACGTTGCTTGCTGACAATGTGACTGATGAGCTGAAAGTTCCAACAGATTGGACACCAATATTCAAGGTTGTGCTCTTACCAACTATCACCGACTTCTCTGGAGGCGACGGTACAATGTAGAAGCCGCTCACTCTAACAGTTACAGCCCAAGAGTGAATCCTCTGGCTATACCCATACGATATGAGCTCCGCTGTCCCCGTGACGACGAGTGTGTAGTTTCCAGCAGGAGTCAGCGCGGTGGTCGTAATAGATAGTATGGAAGTATTCGTTCCATAACCTGTGACCTTCACTACGAATGGATCAAAATTATAACTTAATTCACCAGGCATACTTGACGCCATTAACAAAGAGACAGTGATTGATCCAGGGCTCGTCTTGAAGCCTTGAACATTTATTTGGAGCGCCCCAGTACCTCCGGGAACTACGTCGATAACTGTGCCTGGACTGCTGGACAATCTAAAGTCTCCAACTGTGGGGTCATGTTCTATCACGATCAACTGCGTAGTGGATGATGAAGGAACCGCACTTCCTGTAGGGGTCGCCGTAACCTTGATCGTATATATTCCCGGCGGTGAGTCTATCGGTGAACCGATCGTCACCATCAGGTATGTGAATGTCTGTCCGTTCAAAGATACTGTTACCGTGCTTCCAGCTGGAAAACTGAGGGAGAGCTTACCTGGCCCGCTCTGGACCGTTGCATTCAAGGTCACTGGACCTAAATATCCATCTACAGACTGCACTACAACTGAGTACCAGGCATATTGGTTAACAGTATAGTCTACTGTCTGGGATGCTGGACTTACGATAACATTGACACCTGCAACTCCTTCAACCTCGGGTATGAAGCTACTGTAGGGGGATGCTCCAAGAATCGCAATTGAAACCAGGATTAGTAGTAGGGTAAATGCTTTAGGCAGTCTCATCTAACTCTCCTCCCTCTGTCTCTCCAGATATTCAGATATGGCAGCCTCAAGTTCCAAGCTTGATTTCTTTGTGGTCCCGTGTTTCTTGATTACTGTCTGTAGGAATCGTTTCCATAGTTTATCATCTATCTGCATAGTGGTTTTGTGTTTTGTCATAACGATTCTTCCCTGTTAAGACGTAAACTCGTCAAACCGTATTTAATTCTTCCTAAACATTTTTTTTCAATCTGTCACTACATTTTAAAAAACATCCAGTATGACCTGATTTTGGCCTTTTCCAAACGATTCTTAATATTTGCTTCATTTGTGAGATGGAAAAATCATGTACATTTATGTACTCGAAAGCTTAAAATAGAGTATTCACATCCATAAATGTTCCAGAAAAGATAAACAAAGGAAAAAGACTTTGTCTAGAACAGAGATTCTACCAACGGTCAGCATCGAGAGATTGAGACCACATGAACAGACAGATCCCTACAGGCTCCGTGGGATGATAAAGCAACTAGCAAGAGATGGGTATCAGAAAGACCCCATCATCATCGAAGATGAACACCTGATAATTCTGGATGGTCACCACAGAGTCAGCGCCCTCAAGATTCTAGGATACTCAAAGGTCCTTGCGCATAAAGTAAACTATGGGGATGAGAATATAGTATTGAAGACATGGTATCCAGTTGTGATGGGTTCCAAGAGTAGACTCATAAATGTCTTGAGACCACACATTGAAAGTCAAGAACCGCACCGACCCATAGGATCCGATGGGGGCCCAATATTGATCGTTGGTGGAAGAGAGTACTTTCTGAAAGCCAATAGGAACACAATAATGAATTTGCTGCTTGGAAGGTTCAAGATAGAGTATGTCTCTGATCTGGATCATGCCAAAGACTTGGCATATAATAGTGAATATGCAGGATCGATCGTCTTCGGAGCCATAAGTAAGAGGGATGTTATAGAGGCAGCGTTATCAGGAAAGATTCTTCCCCCAAAGACAACCCAACACATTATTCCAAATAGACCCATGGATTGGTTCGCACCCCTCGAAATGTTAAGGGACGGTGTACAATCTAGCGAAATCCAAATAAAGAATGAGTAAATGAGATGCACAAACGTTGTCCTACCACTCGTCAGATGAACTCACTTATCTTCCTCGTACCTGACTTCTTAAGAACCTCAGCACACTTTCGAGGAGACAACCTTCTGAATTCGAGCCCCAACTCCGCAAGGAGACCTTGAGCTCCAGACTTCAATCTTGGAGCTGCAAGAACACCTCTGACATTTGAGTCAGTTATCTTGAGAACCGCATCAACGTAGCGCTTCAACTGTAAGATAGCCTCCTTACCTGCCTGCGATCTCTTCAACTCTACAATCACAAGTTTACCATCAGCATCCCTGCCATAGAAATCTATGAAACCCGGATCAACCCTCCTCTCAAAGTCGACCAATTCCAAACCTT
This genomic window contains:
- a CDS encoding ParB N-terminal domain-containing protein, giving the protein MSRTEILPTVSIERLRPHEQTDPYRLRGMIKQLARDGYQKDPIIIEDEHLIILDGHHRVSALKILGYSKVLAHKVNYGDENIVLKTWYPVVMGSKSRLINVLRPHIESQEPHRPIGSDGGPILIVGGREYFLKANRNTIMNLLLGRFKIEYVSDLDHAKDLAYNSEYAGSIVFGAISKRDVIEAALSGKILPPKTTQHIIPNRPMDWFAPLEMLRDGVQSSEIQIKNE